A DNA window from Ornithinimicrobium humiphilum contains the following coding sequences:
- a CDS encoding GlcG/HbpS family heme-binding protein yields the protein MTLDLDTARRLIAGTRSAAHERGLKPLTVVVLDAGGHVVAAEREDGSSAKRFEIAHGKAYGAVSMGLGSRALMDRAEQQPYFIAAVTSAVGGSLVPVPGGVLVRDGDGTLLGAVGVTGDTSDNDEAAAVAGIGAAGLTAQPAA from the coding sequence ATGACCCTGGACCTGGACACCGCCCGCCGCCTGATCGCCGGCACCCGCAGCGCCGCCCACGAGCGCGGCCTCAAGCCGCTCACCGTCGTCGTGCTCGACGCCGGCGGGCACGTCGTCGCCGCCGAGCGCGAGGACGGCTCGTCGGCGAAGCGTTTCGAGATCGCCCACGGCAAGGCGTACGGCGCCGTGTCGATGGGCCTCGGCTCGCGTGCCCTGATGGACCGCGCCGAGCAGCAGCCCTACTTCATCGCCGCCGTCACCTCCGCGGTCGGCGGCTCGCTCGTGCCCGTGCCCGGCGGCGTGCTCGTGCGGGACGGCGACGGGACCCTGCTCGGCGCCGTCGGTGTCACCGGCGACACCTCCGACAACGACGAGGCGGCCGCGGTCGCCGGCATCGGGGCCGCCGGCCTGACCGCGCAGCCCGCCGCCTGA